The window CGCGCGGTCGGGCGCATGGATGCAGCCTTCGAGGCCGCCGTGGTGGCCGATATCGAACGCAAGGATGCCGCCGCGACGGTTGCCATGCTGCTCCATGATTACGAAGAGCAGTCGACCGACTGGCTATGGATCGTCGATAGCGATGCGCGCCTGCGCGAAACCAGCGAACGCTTTGCCAAGGTGCTCGGCCTTGAAGCGGAAGCGCTCGAAGGCATGTCGCTGCTCGATCTCGTCGAACCGGGAGAGGAGCGGGAAGGGCTCTCGCGCTTCCTCGTCGAACAGCGGGCCTTCCGCGACCTGCCGGTGACCATCGCGGTCGAGGGGGAACGGCGCTTCTGGCAATTGTCGGGCCGTCCGCGGATGGACGGCACGATGAGCGGGATTGCCCGCGACGTCACGTCGGCGCGGCTGATCGAACAGCGCGTCACCTTCATGGCGCACTACGACAACCTCACGAACCTCGCCAACCGCTACCTCTTCAACGAGCGGCTGCGCGAACTGCTGGGCGACAGCCGGTCGCGCGGGGCGAACATCGCGCTGTTTTATCTCGATCTTGACGATTTCAAGGCGATCAACGACACGCGCGGCCACCTTATCGGCGACCGCCTGCTGCGCGAGGTGGGCGAGAGGCTTGCAGGCGAGGTTCGCCAGCAGGATCTCGTCGCCCGGCTCGGCGGGGACGAATTTGCCGTGCTGATCGAAACGCGCGCAGGCGACGGCCTGCTGATCGAGCGGGCGCACCGCTTCCTCTCGGTCGTGCGCGCACCCTACGAGATCGACGGGCACAGCTATCGCGTCTCCACCAGCGTGGGAGTGGCGCGCTGCCTCGAAGGTGATTGCGACGCCGAGGAACTGATGCGCCGCGCGGACCTTGCGCTCTATGCGGCCAAGAACAAGGGGCGCGACAATCTGGCGCTGTTCGAGCCGCGTCTCGACCAGGAAGCGCGCGAGCGGCGCGATATCGAGGCGGACCTGCGCGAGGCGCTGGCGCGCGACCAGATGCGGCTGCATTTCCAGCCGATCATCGAACTCGATACCGGCCAGACCACGGGCTACGAGGCGCTGCTGCGCTGGTACCACCCAACCCGCGGCGTGCTGGGACCGGCGGATTTCCTGCCGGTGGCAGAGGATACCGGCCTGATCACGTCAATCGGCGAATGGGTCATCCGCCGAGCATTGGAAGAGACGGTCGGCTGGGACGGCGATTTCCGCATCGCAATCAACCTGTCGACCACGCAGGTCGCCGATGCGAAACTGGTCGCCGCCGTGTCGCAGGCCCTGCGCGCCACCGATT of the Qipengyuania gaetbuli genome contains:
- a CDS encoding putative bifunctional diguanylate cyclase/phosphodiesterase codes for the protein MGRPSANSEEVRRLLLVRRLRAVTAGNTLATLSAIASIFVLVIAFDEAKMQVPILTWAGVAIGLFCLRAFYFASLDPEIGDAASLRRDYRRVTAAMMASSVVWAVGFVLLALIAQGLEIATLAVVGTAMMVGVLLIHRAAPQAGYVHIVMLLGGLLTASWLAIGIAAAPVAALLVVYGLTLWRAVGRMDAAFEAAVVADIERKDAAATVAMLLHDYEEQSTDWLWIVDSDARLRETSERFAKVLGLEAEALEGMSLLDLVEPGEEREGLSRFLVEQRAFRDLPVTIAVEGERRFWQLSGRPRMDGTMSGIARDVTSARLIEQRVTFMAHYDNLTNLANRYLFNERLRELLGDSRSRGANIALFYLDLDDFKAINDTRGHLIGDRLLREVGERLAGEVRQQDLVARLGGDEFAVLIETRAGDGLLIERAHRFLSVVRAPYEIDGHSYRVSTSVGVARCLEGDCDAEELMRRADLALYAAKNKGRDNLALFEPRLDQEARERRDIEADLREALARDQMRLHFQPIIELDTGQTTGYEALLRWYHPTRGVLGPADFLPVAEDTGLITSIGEWVIRRALEETVGWDGDFRIAINLSTTQVADAKLVAAVSQALRATDFPTERVELEITEHVLMDTSDANRETLLALRELGVRIALDDFGTGYSSLAYLRRFPFNRIKIDRAFVRDVTHDLGSQAIISTITRLAEAMDMETTAEGIEDREQLDLLRKLGVKEAQGFLICKPMLAETLAQEDPEHGAKITPPVDKAVIDYRAARKAALKRRGGQAA